Proteins from a genomic interval of Chryseobacterium indologenes:
- a CDS encoding PepSY domain-containing protein, producing MRKKHHHKKKVSATKKWSAKLHLWFGLSVGIIIFIISLSGTLYIFKDEVQNSLRKDAIYVKQNEVNLKPLSINLLREKVSLELNEQYPISSVEISLDKNKSYRFLYYEKSKKGWNYFQQVLINKQVYVNQYTGEILAIYNEKYDVFNILKYIHWGLLFNSEWGPYITGIPTVLFIIMLITGIILWWPKNKNARKGRFWFNWENVKNWKRKNYDLHNILGFYASFIALIMCVTGIYFAYPYVKNTFNLALSGSWELPKDKEIKSLDSLVVRKDAVFDIAAMQAEKLYSGSSSFRITLNGKNKKGKELKNLPVTVYGKDGRFSERNLLTFDKYSGKLLNNKPHHKLNTAEKYSNANYDIHTGSYFGLFGKIIWFIAGLVCTSLPITGFLVWWGKRKKQGKKI from the coding sequence ATGAGAAAAAAGCATCACCATAAAAAGAAAGTTTCTGCTACAAAGAAATGGTCTGCCAAACTGCATTTGTGGTTTGGTTTATCGGTTGGTATCATTATTTTCATTATCTCTCTTTCAGGGACTTTGTACATTTTTAAGGATGAAGTACAAAATAGTCTTCGGAAAGATGCTATTTATGTAAAGCAAAATGAGGTCAATTTAAAACCTTTATCGATCAATCTTCTTCGTGAGAAAGTAAGTCTGGAACTTAATGAACAATATCCGATAAGCTCAGTTGAGATCTCTCTGGATAAAAATAAATCCTATCGTTTCCTTTACTATGAAAAGAGTAAAAAGGGATGGAATTATTTCCAGCAGGTTCTCATCAACAAGCAGGTGTATGTCAATCAGTATACCGGAGAAATTCTTGCCATTTACAATGAAAAATATGATGTATTTAATATCCTTAAATATATCCACTGGGGACTTTTATTCAATTCTGAGTGGGGACCGTACATCACAGGAATTCCTACCGTATTGTTTATCATCATGCTGATCACAGGAATCATTTTATGGTGGCCTAAAAATAAAAACGCCCGCAAAGGAAGATTCTGGTTCAACTGGGAAAATGTAAAAAACTGGAAGCGTAAAAACTATGACCTTCACAATATCTTAGGATTTTATGCCTCTTTTATTGCGTTAATCATGTGTGTTACTGGAATTTACTTCGCTTATCCCTATGTAAAGAACACTTTTAACCTCGCACTTTCAGGTTCCTGGGAACTTCCAAAAGATAAGGAAATCAAATCCCTGGATTCTTTGGTAGTCAGGAAAGATGCGGTTTTTGATATAGCAGCGATGCAGGCAGAAAAGCTATACTCAGGATCATCCAGTTTCAGGATCACTTTAAACGGCAAAAATAAAAAAGGAAAGGAGCTCAAAAACCTTCCCGTTACCGTGTATGGAAAGGATGGAAGGTTTAGTGAAAGAAACCTGCTTACCTTCGATAAATATTCGGGAAAACTACTCAACAATAAACCTCATCACAAACTCAATACTGCAGAGAAGTACTCAAATGCCAATTACGACATCCATACCGGATCTTATTTCGGACTGTTTGGAAAAATCATTTGGTTCATCGCAGGCCTAGTCTGCACCTCACTCCCCATTACCGGATTTCTGGTCTGGTGGGGAAAAAGAAAAAAACAAGGAAAGAAAATATAA
- a CDS encoding TonB-dependent receptor: protein MKKAILSAACLGTTMAFAQVKDSLQTNNVDEVVMTASRKKENIKEVPSSITVVGEKQIQSQLTVNSDITSILQYTVPSLGTNSGQTSNTGQTLRGRQVLVLIDGIPQSTPLRNGARDLRSIDPSAIERVEVIKGASSIYGNGADGGIINYITKRNKTDRKISGISQIGFTGQPYGGTLGIRASQLLSGKVNKFDYTLSLAYERTGYMKDADGVYLSPTYSTAKMDNYNGLLKLGYTINDNQRIEASYIGYSSRSDLNLGLSTGKYGSKPTIGEGLGKGLETTPQGTPKNHNIRLSYDNKNLFAGTSLNINLYYQDFKTVYGYSDTFFNGGQSNVISKKAGARFNFDTQLWNSANSQGEIIYGADILNDETVQKLEDGRFWTPNMSMTNIAPFLLAKIDLFKKLTIKAGVRYENIKVNVDDFNTLSVLKTDGTFTKSIPVAGGKLNYNALVGNIGLRYNIEPYINLFASFSQAYSINELGRILRTSNSETIKNLETKPIIVNNYELGATGQLSSWLTYELTSYVSTSKLGASFVQSPDRALMIQRSPEIVYGVEGFLHFSPVKWVQFGGSYSWMEGITSVKDDGDYSTKINNSRISAPKVLAYVQAKPIPALSVGVDMLHSFTQNRFDPNSKTGLYAYGEGYVPEYTVFNFKSSYEVTTNWRLSLGVENVFNKKYQPAIAWWTARDNEFVNSLGMRGTFMIEYKF from the coding sequence ATGAAAAAAGCGATTTTATCAGCTGCCTGTTTAGGAACAACAATGGCTTTTGCGCAAGTCAAAGATTCTTTACAGACAAACAATGTGGATGAGGTGGTGATGACTGCATCCAGAAAAAAAGAGAACATTAAAGAAGTTCCCAGCTCCATCACCGTGGTAGGAGAAAAGCAGATTCAGTCTCAGCTGACGGTCAATTCAGATATTACAAGCATCCTGCAGTATACCGTTCCCAGTTTAGGAACGAATTCCGGGCAAACTTCAAATACCGGACAGACCTTAAGAGGTCGCCAGGTACTGGTCTTGATTGACGGGATTCCCCAGTCTACGCCGCTAAGAAACGGAGCCAGAGATTTAAGATCCATTGACCCTTCTGCAATTGAAAGAGTTGAAGTGATTAAAGGAGCTTCTTCTATCTACGGAAACGGAGCAGATGGTGGAATTATCAATTACATTACAAAAAGAAATAAAACAGACAGGAAGATTTCCGGAATATCACAGATCGGCTTTACAGGACAGCCTTACGGAGGTACTCTCGGAATAAGAGCCAGCCAGCTTCTCTCCGGAAAAGTCAACAAATTTGACTATACCCTTTCATTGGCCTATGAAAGAACAGGGTATATGAAAGATGCCGACGGTGTTTATCTGAGTCCTACTTACAGCACTGCTAAAATGGACAATTACAACGGACTTTTGAAATTGGGATATACCATTAATGATAACCAGAGAATTGAAGCTTCCTATATTGGCTATTCTTCAAGATCTGATCTTAATTTAGGTCTAAGTACCGGAAAATATGGAAGCAAGCCTACAATTGGTGAAGGGTTGGGAAAAGGACTGGAAACAACACCACAGGGAACTCCGAAAAACCATAATATCAGACTGAGCTATGACAATAAAAACCTGTTTGCAGGAACGTCATTGAATATTAATCTTTATTATCAGGATTTTAAAACCGTTTACGGATACAGCGACACGTTTTTCAATGGTGGCCAATCTAATGTGATCTCTAAAAAAGCCGGCGCGAGATTCAATTTTGACACCCAGCTATGGAATTCTGCCAACTCTCAGGGAGAGATTATCTACGGTGCCGATATTCTGAATGATGAAACCGTACAAAAACTGGAAGACGGAAGATTCTGGACCCCTAATATGAGCATGACGAATATTGCTCCGTTCCTGTTAGCTAAAATTGATCTGTTCAAAAAACTAACGATTAAAGCAGGAGTCCGTTATGAAAACATTAAAGTTAATGTAGATGACTTCAACACCCTTTCTGTCCTTAAAACTGATGGAACTTTTACCAAAAGTATTCCTGTAGCAGGAGGAAAACTTAACTACAATGCTTTGGTAGGAAACATCGGATTGCGTTACAATATTGAGCCTTATATCAATCTTTTTGCAAGCTTCTCACAGGCCTATTCTATCAATGAACTCGGAAGAATTTTAAGAACCTCAAATTCGGAAACGATAAAAAACCTTGAAACCAAACCTATCATTGTCAATAATTACGAATTGGGAGCAACAGGACAGCTTTCCAGCTGGCTTACTTATGAGTTGACTTCTTATGTAAGTACATCAAAATTAGGAGCTTCATTTGTACAAAGCCCGGACAGAGCCCTGATGATCCAGAGATCTCCGGAAATAGTATACGGTGTGGAAGGTTTCCTACACTTTAGTCCTGTAAAATGGGTCCAGTTCGGAGGAAGCTACAGCTGGATGGAAGGAATTACATCTGTAAAAGATGACGGAGACTATTCCACGAAGATCAATAATAGTAGGATTTCTGCGCCAAAAGTGCTGGCTTATGTTCAGGCAAAGCCCATTCCGGCTTTATCTGTAGGAGTGGATATGCTTCATTCATTCACTCAAAACAGGTTTGATCCAAACTCCAAAACAGGGCTATATGCCTATGGTGAAGGATATGTCCCTGAATATACCGTCTTCAATTTCAAATCAAGTTACGAAGTAACTACCAACTGGAGATTGTCTCTGGGAGTTGAGAATGTATTCAATAAAAAATACCAGCCTGCTATTGCATGGTGGACTGCCAGAGACAATGAATTCGTCAATTCATTGGGTATGAGAGGAACCTTTATGATTGAATATAAATTTTAA
- a CDS encoding PepSY domain-containing protein gives MRKKHHHKNKPGFFKKWSAKLHLWFGLGIGFLIFIISITGALYVFKDEVENFTRKDVIYHNEQNIEQKQILPIRVMEKAVAEQVKEKYPIHWVNIPVDRKMSYMFFWYEHNTKGWNYFEEFPVYKQAYVNPYTGKVLRVYDEKNGFFNIVKMIHWSFLLKQDWGTYVVGIPVIIFIIMLISGIILWWPKNKAARKQRFAFKWKNIKSWKRKNYDLHNVLGFYASVFALIFSITGLFYAFFVVQAMIYVIFSGGETKYPDFSHIKTKAPIELRTEGTLDKIINTVKEKYPDSYGFAIDLGHEHMDDHEHPNFEVYVKHLSYSYHKSSSLIFDENSGELLHTHDPKDKNFGEKVVNANYDIHVGAILGLPTKIIAFIVSLICASLPVTGFMIWWGRKKKKVIKTA, from the coding sequence ATGAGGAAAAAGCATCATCATAAAAATAAGCCGGGATTTTTTAAGAAATGGTCTGCCAAACTACATTTATGGTTTGGGTTGGGAATCGGTTTTTTAATCTTTATCATTTCCATTACCGGTGCGCTGTATGTCTTTAAAGATGAGGTAGAAAACTTTACCCGCAAAGATGTCATTTACCACAACGAGCAAAATATTGAACAAAAGCAGATCCTTCCTATCCGTGTGATGGAAAAAGCTGTTGCAGAGCAGGTCAAAGAAAAATATCCTATTCACTGGGTCAATATTCCTGTTGACAGGAAAATGTCGTATATGTTCTTCTGGTATGAGCATAATACCAAAGGATGGAACTACTTTGAGGAGTTTCCGGTCTATAAACAAGCTTATGTAAACCCTTATACAGGAAAAGTACTGAGAGTCTACGATGAGAAAAACGGATTCTTTAATATCGTAAAAATGATCCACTGGAGCTTCCTTCTGAAGCAGGACTGGGGAACTTATGTGGTAGGAATTCCTGTTATTATTTTCATCATTATGCTGATCAGCGGAATTATCTTATGGTGGCCTAAAAATAAGGCAGCAAGGAAACAGCGTTTTGCCTTCAAATGGAAAAATATCAAAAGCTGGAAAAGAAAAAACTATGACCTTCATAATGTATTAGGCTTTTACGCCTCTGTTTTCGCTTTAATCTTCTCTATCACCGGGCTGTTTTATGCTTTCTTTGTAGTACAGGCAATGATCTATGTGATTTTTTCGGGTGGAGAAACAAAATACCCGGATTTCTCTCACATTAAGACCAAAGCCCCTATCGAACTGAGAACAGAAGGTACGTTAGACAAAATTATTAATACGGTAAAAGAAAAATATCCGGATTCATACGGCTTTGCAATAGATCTTGGACATGAGCATATGGATGATCACGAACATCCGAACTTTGAGGTCTATGTAAAACATTTGTCTTACTCTTATCATAAAAGCAGCAGCCTTATTTTTGATGAAAATTCAGGTGAGCTTCTCCACACTCACGATCCTAAAGACAAAAACTTTGGTGAAAAAGTAGTAAATGCCAATTATGATATTCACGTGGGAGCTATTTTAGGCCTTCCGACAAAGATCATTGCTTTTATTGTGAGTCTTATCTGTGCTTCACTTCCGGTAACCGGATTTATGATCTGGTGGGGCAGAAAAAAGAAAAAAGTGATAAAAACTGCTTAA
- a CDS encoding ROK family protein — protein MSLIDLSKQVALGVDIGGTNTKFGIVNHRGEVLDKGNLKTDAYEKIEDFIDALYEHVSPLMEKHGTEKHFDGIGVGAPNANYYKGTIELAPNLPWKGVIPFAELMKAKFNLPCTVTNDANAAALGEMLFGAARGMKDFIMITLGTGVGSGIIANGNLIYGHDGFAGELGHTIVKPGGRKHWSTGSEGSLEAYASATGITITAKKMRAEFPESMLNQYPEDAINSKTVYECAMKEDPIAIEVFRYTGQKLGEALANFVMFSSPEAILLFGGVIKAGDFILKPAKLHMERNLLPIFRNKVKLVFSELNEADAAILGASALVWKK, from the coding sequence ATGTCGTTAATAGATTTATCAAAACAAGTTGCCCTGGGAGTTGACATCGGTGGTACCAATACCAAATTCGGAATCGTAAACCATCGCGGAGAAGTTCTGGATAAGGGAAACCTGAAAACCGATGCATACGAAAAAATTGAAGATTTCATCGATGCTTTATATGAACATGTGTCTCCTTTAATGGAAAAACACGGTACTGAAAAACACTTCGACGGAATCGGAGTAGGTGCTCCCAATGCCAACTATTACAAGGGAACAATAGAGCTGGCTCCTAATCTGCCCTGGAAAGGTGTTATTCCTTTTGCAGAGCTGATGAAAGCTAAATTCAATTTACCTTGTACGGTAACCAATGATGCCAACGCGGCTGCTCTAGGAGAAATGCTTTTCGGTGCAGCAAGAGGAATGAAAGATTTTATCATGATTACCTTGGGAACAGGCGTGGGAAGCGGAATTATTGCCAATGGAAACTTAATCTACGGACATGACGGTTTTGCAGGAGAACTGGGACATACGATTGTAAAGCCCGGTGGAAGAAAACACTGGAGTACCGGCTCTGAAGGGAGTCTTGAAGCGTACGCCTCTGCAACAGGAATTACAATTACGGCAAAAAAAATGAGAGCCGAGTTCCCAGAATCTATGCTGAATCAGTATCCTGAAGACGCCATAAATTCTAAAACGGTCTATGAATGCGCTATGAAAGAAGATCCTATCGCCATTGAAGTCTTCAGATATACCGGACAAAAACTTGGAGAGGCATTAGCGAATTTTGTCATGTTCTCTTCACCGGAAGCAATCCTTTTATTCGGAGGAGTGATCAAAGCCGGAGACTTTATTTTAAAGCCTGCAAAACTTCATATGGAAAGAAATCTACTTCCTATATTCAGAAACAAAGTAAAACTGGTATTCAGTGAGCTTAACGAAGCCGATGCTGCTATTTTAGGAGCAAGTGCCTTAGTTTGGAAAAAATAA
- the msrA gene encoding peptide-methionine (S)-S-oxide reductase MsrA, translated as MDNNNLEQITFGGGCFWCVESCFNMLKGVQSAISGYSGGHKDNPTYQEVCTGETGHAEVVQITYDPAVISYEQLMDVFFFLHDPTQLNRQGNDIGTQYRSVIYYKDDAEKVKAEEAIKVSQESGRWAGTYVTELTKFDKFWPAEQYHQGYYNENPTQPYCSAVVGPKIQKFKKHYGEMGMLNAE; from the coding sequence ATGGATAACAATAATTTAGAGCAAATCACTTTCGGAGGCGGTTGTTTCTGGTGCGTAGAAAGCTGTTTCAATATGTTGAAAGGTGTACAATCAGCCATCTCAGGATATTCCGGAGGGCATAAGGACAATCCCACGTATCAGGAAGTATGCACCGGTGAAACCGGCCATGCAGAAGTAGTACAGATCACTTATGATCCGGCAGTTATTTCTTATGAACAGCTGATGGATGTGTTTTTCTTTCTTCACGATCCTACTCAGCTCAACAGACAGGGGAATGATATCGGAACCCAATACCGTTCCGTTATTTATTATAAAGACGATGCAGAAAAGGTAAAGGCCGAAGAAGCCATTAAAGTTTCTCAGGAATCAGGAAGATGGGCAGGAACTTATGTGACAGAATTAACAAAGTTCGACAAATTCTGGCCTGCAGAACAATATCATCAGGGATACTATAATGAAAATCCTACACAGCCTTATTGCAGCGCTGTCGTGGGACCAAAAATTCAGAAATTCAAAAAGCATTACGGAGAAATGGGAATGCTGAATGCAGAATAA
- a CDS encoding ATP-binding protein — translation MMKYLPFLLLFLFSCQEKIVEDQSSIEGNSLYDQGIGLLLKDDVTAYSKFQQAINYFAKQKDSSNISKSLICQAIAQKSSGDILGAEATLVEALKMMKENDESFFSVYDTMANLKLDQKEYNDAINWYNKALSEKIPTEESRINILCNKSVAEFKTGKHYEALKILYSINLSKINNQNLVNRIKDLIEYVKWLDNKTYPATEKIELILKDKLKNEDFWGANSCYSHLAEINQNLEPTKSLHYAQQMYDNAIKIKSPDDRLQALERIILVDDPSHSKQNFKEYKILSDSIEASRNNYRKRFAFIKYDSEKKETENQRLKAKDAENKIEILQRNIGITTLLVLLTVGYFWYRRRKKRLQQEKELEVKNTELKYSKKVHDKVANKVYHVMSEVENIPVIDKNELLDKLESIYHISRDISYDDKDLVLEKDFSKQLSKMLKSYSSDTIKVPIIGNEEDIWSGVSDTAKSEIFYIMQELMTNMRKHSKADRVMIDFERENNLIIILYSDNGVGIQEHIPRNGLKNTESRINSINGTINFETQTEKGLK, via the coding sequence ATGATGAAATATTTACCTTTTTTGTTGTTATTCCTTTTTTCATGTCAGGAAAAAATTGTCGAAGATCAAAGTAGTATTGAGGGAAATAGCCTCTATGATCAAGGCATTGGATTATTGCTTAAAGATGATGTTACAGCGTACTCAAAGTTTCAACAAGCAATAAATTATTTTGCTAAGCAAAAAGACTCATCTAATATATCGAAAAGCTTAATTTGCCAAGCCATTGCACAAAAAAGCAGCGGAGATATATTAGGTGCAGAAGCAACATTAGTGGAGGCATTAAAAATGATGAAAGAAAATGATGAAAGTTTTTTTTCCGTTTATGATACGATGGCCAATCTAAAATTAGATCAAAAAGAATATAATGATGCTATCAATTGGTATAATAAAGCACTCTCTGAAAAAATTCCAACCGAAGAAAGCAGGATTAATATTTTATGCAACAAATCAGTCGCTGAATTTAAAACAGGAAAACACTACGAAGCCTTAAAAATATTATATTCTATCAATCTATCAAAAATTAATAATCAGAATTTGGTTAACAGAATTAAAGACCTTATTGAATATGTAAAATGGTTGGACAACAAAACCTATCCAGCAACAGAAAAAATAGAACTTATATTAAAAGATAAATTAAAAAATGAGGATTTTTGGGGAGCTAATTCTTGCTACTCTCATTTAGCAGAAATAAATCAAAATCTAGAGCCAACGAAGTCTCTGCACTATGCACAGCAAATGTATGATAATGCTATTAAAATAAAAAGCCCGGATGATAGGCTACAAGCTCTAGAGCGAATAATTCTAGTGGATGATCCGTCCCATTCCAAACAAAACTTTAAAGAATATAAAATTCTTTCAGATAGCATTGAAGCCAGCAGAAATAATTATCGAAAACGTTTTGCTTTCATTAAATACGACAGTGAAAAGAAAGAAACAGAAAACCAAAGATTAAAAGCAAAAGATGCAGAGAACAAAATTGAAATCTTACAGAGAAATATCGGAATAACTACCCTACTCGTTCTGTTAACAGTGGGATATTTCTGGTATAGAAGGAGAAAAAAACGTCTTCAACAGGAAAAAGAACTCGAGGTAAAGAACACTGAACTCAAATATTCTAAAAAAGTACATGACAAAGTGGCCAATAAAGTCTACCATGTCATGTCCGAAGTAGAAAATATTCCTGTTATTGACAAAAACGAATTGCTGGATAAGCTGGAAAGTATTTATCATATTTCCCGTGATATTTCCTATGATGACAAAGACCTGGTTCTGGAAAAAGATTTTTCAAAGCAACTATCAAAAATGTTGAAATCGTATTCTTCGGATACCATTAAAGTTCCTATTATTGGCAATGAAGAGGATATTTGGAGTGGAGTCTCAGATACTGCTAAAAGCGAAATCTTCTATATTATGCAGGAATTGATGACCAATATGAGAAAACACAGTAAAGCAGATCGTGTGATGATTGATTTTGAAAGAGAAAATAACCTTATTATCATTTTATATTCAGATAACGGAGTGGGAATTCAGGAACACATTCCCAGAAATGGCTTGAAAAATACGGAATCCCGTATAAATTCTATAAACGGAACAATTAATTTTGAAACGCAAACAGAAAAGGGATTAAAATAA
- a CDS encoding response regulator transcription factor — protein sequence MFKKVLIAEDFESFNISVQKAVEELKIETVDNVHYCDDAWMKVKKSIREKSPYDLLITDLSFDTDHREQTLKNGKELVDAIKEEAPPIKIIVFSIENRPEIVENLFTTHHINGFVSKGREDIKELKRAIKAVHNNEKYISSNVKDSIKNKNSYDFTKFDKILVKLLSEGMIQKNIPDYLKENNIRPSSLSSVEKSLNNLKESLGVLNNEQLIALCKDWGII from the coding sequence ATGTTTAAAAAAGTACTAATAGCCGAAGATTTTGAAAGTTTTAATATTTCCGTCCAAAAAGCCGTTGAAGAACTGAAAATTGAAACTGTAGACAATGTACATTATTGTGATGATGCATGGATGAAGGTAAAAAAAAGTATACGGGAGAAAAGCCCTTATGATTTATTAATTACTGATTTATCCTTTGATACAGACCATAGAGAGCAAACTTTAAAAAACGGGAAAGAACTTGTGGATGCCATTAAAGAAGAGGCACCCCCTATTAAAATCATTGTTTTTTCCATTGAAAACAGGCCGGAAATAGTCGAAAATCTTTTTACGACCCATCATATCAATGGATTTGTTTCCAAGGGACGGGAAGATATCAAAGAATTGAAACGGGCCATAAAAGCCGTTCACAATAATGAAAAATACATTTCTTCGAATGTAAAAGACTCTATCAAGAATAAGAATTCCTACGATTTTACAAAGTTTGATAAGATCCTCGTCAAACTCCTTTCTGAAGGAATGATTCAAAAAAATATACCCGATTATTTAAAAGAAAATAATATCAGACCATCCAGTCTAAGCAGTGTTGAAAAATCACTCAACAACCTTAAAGAATCCCTGGGAGTACTTAATAATGAGCAACTCATCGCACTTTGTAAAGATTGGGGTATTATCTAA
- the yidD gene encoding membrane protein insertion efficiency factor YidD has translation MKKLITLPIKLYWWAIPPHKRRKCLFKTSCSKHVYIQTTTEGFFSGLKALHYRYYNCRSGAMVIKNPLTGKLQIILPNNHVLNEQEISDRFINQ, from the coding sequence ATGAAAAAATTAATTACTCTACCCATTAAATTATACTGGTGGGCTATTCCACCGCATAAAAGAAGAAAATGCTTATTCAAAACCAGCTGTTCAAAACATGTTTACATTCAGACAACTACCGAAGGCTTTTTTTCAGGGTTAAAAGCGTTGCACTACAGATATTATAATTGTAGATCAGGAGCTATGGTCATCAAAAACCCTTTAACTGGAAAATTACAAATCATTCTGCCTAACAATCATGTTCTGAATGAACAAGAAATCTCAGATAGATTTATCAACCAATAA
- a CDS encoding GNAT family N-acetyltransferase: MSNMIWKIKTFDEFTVPELYAVLKARIDVFVIEQNCPYPDLDDYDQKAVHIWAEEDGQVLAYCRVFDKGIKYDETSFGRVLTTVQARGKSLGKLLINYAVETIENRFHTSEIKISAQDYLLKFYSDFGFVDTGNKYLEDDIPHTEMIRK, encoded by the coding sequence ATGAGTAATATGATCTGGAAAATTAAAACATTTGACGAATTTACCGTTCCGGAGCTTTATGCAGTATTGAAAGCGCGTATAGATGTCTTTGTCATTGAGCAGAACTGTCCTTATCCCGATCTGGATGATTATGATCAGAAAGCGGTTCATATCTGGGCCGAGGAGGATGGGCAGGTGCTTGCTTATTGCAGGGTTTTTGACAAAGGGATAAAATATGATGAAACTTCATTCGGCAGAGTGTTGACTACAGTGCAGGCCAGAGGAAAGAGCTTGGGAAAACTATTAATCAATTATGCCGTGGAAACTATAGAAAATCGTTTTCATACTTCTGAAATTAAAATTTCAGCACAGGATTATCTGTTGAAATTTTACAGTGATTTCGGTTTTGTAGACACGGGAAACAAATACCTGGAAGATGATATTCCGCATACGGAAATGATCAGGAAATAA
- a CDS encoding YihA family ribosome biogenesis GTP-binding protein encodes MVIKTAEFVKSSGKWQECPEPNIPEYAFIGRSNVGKSSLINAMMNHKDLAKTSQTPGKTQLINHFLVNENWYLTDLPGYGYAKVSKVQRKDFEKLITNYILNRRNLVNLFVLVDSRHNPQKIDLEFIQWCGESGVPFSIVFTKSDKLKPNAVIKNVEDYKTELHKTWEDLPELYVTSAEKKEGGDEILKFIEKTNDFLKNNNVSFDE; translated from the coding sequence ATGGTTATTAAGACAGCAGAGTTTGTAAAGAGTAGTGGAAAATGGCAGGAGTGTCCTGAACCTAATATTCCTGAGTATGCTTTTATCGGAAGATCTAATGTAGGAAAATCGTCATTGATCAATGCGATGATGAATCATAAAGATTTAGCTAAAACTTCGCAAACACCCGGAAAGACACAGCTGATCAATCATTTTTTGGTAAATGAAAACTGGTATCTTACCGATTTGCCGGGGTACGGATATGCAAAGGTTTCAAAAGTTCAGCGAAAAGATTTTGAAAAGCTGATCACCAATTATATTCTGAACAGAAGGAACCTTGTCAATTTGTTTGTATTGGTAGATTCCAGACATAATCCTCAGAAAATTGACCTGGAATTCATCCAATGGTGTGGTGAAAGTGGTGTCCCTTTTTCAATCGTCTTTACGAAATCTGACAAGCTCAAGCCTAATGCTGTCATTAAAAATGTTGAAGATTATAAAACCGAGCTTCATAAAACCTGGGAAGACCTTCCCGAGTTATATGTTACTTCAGCTGAAAAGAAAGAAGGAGGAGACGAGATTTTGAAGTTTATAGAAAAGACCAATGATTTCTTAAAGAACAATAATGTAAGTTTCGATGAGTAA